Within Apostichopus japonicus isolate 1M-3 chromosome 23, ASM3797524v1, whole genome shotgun sequence, the genomic segment TCCGGTTCCCGCTGCCAGCCGTGCGTTTCTGGCCGTTTAgcaattgtgtttttttttttatgtgtaaaGAAAGAAACGGTTGATTAATGGTGTTAGTATTAGTACCAGCTGTTATTCATATGTATCATGCGTTTAACATTTGAATAATACCATTTCCCCAATAATGCATTTTAATTGAAACCAGCGGCTGTGTGAAAGTAGCAAATATATGAGAatgcattttgaaataaataatattattcatGAGTTAtacagttgttttgtttttttaatagaTGGAACATTTTTCCATTAGTTACATTTTGTAATCATATAATTCGCAACTATTTGATTGAGTAAgcaatgaataaataaaaaccGAAGTAGAAAAAGTTACTCACATGTTGACGGatacatatattatgaatattcatcaagcTTGGTTAATCTTTACCTGTCACAACAAGAGCTGCAAACcttgaataattaatattaaaataagctAATTAATGATTTATGTATTCATTAATGGAAAGGTAAAATGCGTAAGTTTTATTCGAAAATGCCACTCATTCCCATCAGCAAACCAACACTCAAGCCAGTGCATAGGCACCGGTGACCTTTCACACCGTTACGTCATCATTCAGCACGTATGCACTCGCCATATCTGGGCATCATCATGCAGAAGACAAAAGTTACAAGACGATACAGTATTatcataaatgaaaacaaaacaagaaaatgaaatgtgaGGGAAAGAAATTCATGCGTTAGATCTGCCGGTAGCCTcgagatagaaaaaaaaaatggactgAATAGTAAAAACGGGACGATACAAGGACGATACAAAACAGTGAATTCGTCGCGAGGTCACGAGTCCATCTTCAGCTTTCAATCGCAGAGTTCCGGAAGGTGTTTTTTTCTGTAATAATTGTCGTGTGTTTCCTTCTTAAAGGCACGGATGttatatgttgtttttttcaatccgtgtgtgtatatttgtgtagtgtatttaaatgaaatataggcctatcttATTTTAAATACTGGTTTGAAAGACTTAGCTTAAACTCTAAAAACTAAACAGAGTAACATAACACCCATACCTGAATGGACTCGTCCATATTCTCGTCGGAGGTACATAATTATGAAAACAGAGCCTTAAAACTCCCAGTTTTCGTAACCCGTTcatcccccctccttttccctttaaCCCCCTTCCAGAatactttattttcattttcctaTGATAAATACACATCACTTCTAAGTACCATAACCAGTTTTTTTGTAGCTGCTCCTATTTGGGGCTAACCATTCGTCTCTGCCATCATTTAATCACCAAATCAGAAATGCcctcattttcttttctcttcttatttttattttataaccaATTTTTCTGTTGCAATTTTCCAcgtttccattgttttataattgcAAGTTTCTTGTTACTTTCAAATCATCCCACTTTCCTCCCTCAGAAGTCGGCAAACACTTTTTTGTTTTGGCTTGTATTGCTCTTTATTGGCAgaattttgaatattcatgaataccATCGCTAATTGAGTTGAATTGCCATTTTCCAATGTGTCTTCCACCCACTAGCCGTGAACTTGACTACATACCTGCACAATCTTCGGGATGACATTTTACGATGGTGTCTTCACCTGATATGGTTTCATAGGTGAAGTCGGGGATAGGATTATCACCCTTTTGGAATTCTACGCAAAGATACCGGAATTCTCCACAACCCATTTTATCTACATCAAAGGGAGGGGTCTCCAAGGTGGGGAATGTAAGAGGTCCACCCTGCGGTAGGGTGGTCGCGGCGTCGATGGGGGTCAATACGTCGGAATAGATAGGATCACGGCGCTCGTTTCCTAACATGTCGCGGCTTGCAAATACGGAGACTTGCCACAGATCTACACCTGTCACCTCTCGGCTGTAAGGTTCAACGTCAACACTTGTTTCAATGAAGATAGGGGAGTCAATTCCAGGTACGTGATCTTCTGGGATTTCTCGAGACCATTCTAACTCGGTGAAGACAACACCtgaatggaaaaataaagttaAGAATATGTTCATAAGTACAGCTAAGTGTTTGGGTAATAACTGTAGAAAATCAAGAGGAGATTGCAGTCATTTTGATGAGTGAGTCACCGTACTTGTTAAAATAGCTATTGTTGGCAACTTTAAGCTTAAAATAGaagctaataatatatatgtttttaaagCATAACATGGGCATGCCAGAAAATCGAAGTTTGCGCACTTTCGATCTCCGGCAATAATTTGATaggtttaaaaaagaaaataggaAATCACTTTTTGAAAACATGTAGCAATTTTAAGTCCGCTAACATTGGCGAGTTGGAATAACGCAAATGGAATTTGGTTGGGTCtgttgaaagtaaaaaaaaaaaaaaaattcttacctTTGCAAACATCTTCCATGCTAACGCATTCCACAAATGGATCTTGTACTGGCTGTGTCTCAAATGTATAGTCGATACTGGCAGCAGGGTTTTTCGCCAATTCGAAGCACATGAATGGAACCTCATCACAGATGAGGCCAGATAAATCCACCTGGAAGTCCATCTCGTTGAAGGCGAGATTTTCACCAGTATTTAGAGTTTGGTCATCTTGTACAGCTGTCAAGATCTGTGGTTGCTCGTTAACACGTATTCCTCTCCCGTTGGTGTTTGTAGAGAAGAACGTTTTGACTTGCCATAAGTCCTCTCCAGCTACCGTTGTCGTCAGTAATTTATCTGTGGTAGCCTTCAGTTTGACTGTCGTATCGGTGTTGTCGGTATTCTCCACAATAATGTCAGGACTGATCAGTGTTGCTTCTAGATCAGTAAAGACAACTCCTGTAACAAGATACGAAAAGCATAGATTTATAATTGCAACTCAAACCAAAACCTTGGATTTTTCAGAATTTGCTTACAATGATCCGATATTGTTTCTAGCcttttgtttacatatatataggtaacccccccccccttacaaatgtatatatctttaaaaCAGATGTCTAACATATACAGTCGCAAAACGACCATCACTTTACTAATCGATGTTCCTTTCCACATGAACCATCTTGAAACTCCCTCTTTTAAGTTGCCCTCATCCCTCATCATGCCCCCATCTCGTTAAACTAGTACTTACTTGACTGACATGCTTGTGGCTTGCAAACCACCAATGAATCTCGAGAAACGTCACCACGCCCTCCTTCCACAATAAGTGTAAATTCTGGATCAGGAGCGTCCCCTTTCGTGAATTCCATGCAAATGTAGTTCACGTCATCGATACATCCAATAGTTCCAAATTCAAATTCTGTCTCAATACCATCAAGATCGAGAGGGTCACCATTGGTAATGTCAGTGGAACCTTCCACGTCATTGAGGATTTGGCCCACTTCTCCAAAGCGAGGACCATCACCCAAAGGATCGCTACTACCAAACAGTGACACACTCCAAAGATCGTCACCCTCTAGGTCACGTGTGTCATCCCTGAATGTGACGTCAATGTCGATAGATACAGGAGTCTCTTGACCTGGAATTGGATTCTCTCCAGTCAGTTCCCAGTCGAATGTCTCGGCAAACACTCCTAAAAGAGATAAATTGGGattggaaaacaaaacaagacataaAAACACTTGATCTAAATGTTGGGACTTTGTACGAGAAAAGCGTACGTTTATTATATTACCTAGATAGGTCATACCTAACATATTGACACAAGCTTGCACCAAAATAATACtgttatatataggctattgGTAGTCTGCTATTTCTTAGAATATAGTTGGGTAGTAACGTTAACTTTTCACTCGTTCTATACTAAAGATTCGTGAGCTTTTATACAGAAATTTGCTCTATTTTCTTCGTTAAACCCAAACAGCTATGTGTATATGCTTATGCCTACTATCAGTAACTAATATAATATAggatttatacatatatttatgatatgttATTAAGTAGTGTGTTTCTTGTATAGTGTAAAAACGCGTGTGAATGGAAACCGGCCCaaacatatacacacaaaaGATGAAGAACACAAAATGAGGCCAACCGGCTATTagtctgaaaaaaaatattttcagatcACGAGGCTACCGGCAAAAATCGCATTTGCACCTTCTTGTTTAGAGAAGcacattgaaaataaaattctttgttttgttttctttgtttgctTGTAAATGAATAAACACATAAATGAAATGAGTTTGTTTGACATAGAAAAtcgaaatgatgaaaaaaaagaacacaccaaaaaaaaaaaaaaaaaaaaaacatcagctTGAAAGGGAAAAACAAATCATGGAATGTCATTTGTATTGAAATATACAATGTCTTCCGATGGAAGACACACAAACGCACtgacacatatacacatatatatacacatacaaacacTCATATAGTATCATTGGTTACATATGTAACACACTGAATCAAATGTGTTTAGTGGGCGTTTTAATATTATTCTTTTATTAGTAACATGAGGGCAAAAATCAGTGTTAGAATATTTGGTCAGGACCAGTTGAAATAGGCAGTGGTAACCGAATCTCAGCACTGTAGTTTAAGAGACAAAAAGAACATCAATATTCGTTAAATACGAAgaagaaggcaaaaaaaaagaaggaaaaaaaaaacattgacgAAATGTCGTTAAATCTAATAAATAGTCTGTTCTATAAAGTTTCATCATAGCTCTAAATGTTACAACTGGTTTTCTCTCTGCtgaattttgttattgtttttctgTTTGACGCTGAAGTAAACAAAACGTTCATTGGACAAAATTACTCCATTAGCCTACATGAGTTGAACAGATTATTCCCTTGAAATATTGAATTTCCTTCTATCGTCCATTTCGCTAGGATTGAGATGCCCGTATGAGTGTGTAACCCCTCGGATGTTCTTACACCCCCTTCACCACGCCTACCAGCCCATGCCCACTTCAAGTCACCCTACCCAACCCCTCCACTCCCACCTCTCTCTGAAAAACAGTATAATCAGTTGGAAGCGCTAACTAGTGATACCGACAATAAATGCCAAGTACTCGATTAGTGTACATGCAAAATATAAACTACAGTTTTATTGATATCAACGTGAAAGACTTGCAGTCCTATCAGGTTACAGTCTAGGAATGAATTAACTTTGAAAGCATTGGAACTGTAAAACATTTCTTACAATACTAGTGCAAAGGAAGGAACTGGCGACATATTTGAATCATGAATTTAAGCATGATTTAAGttcgtgtgtgtttgtgtgggttTTGAGGTAGGGAGTGTGTAGGTGAGGTGggtggggcggggagggggggggggggtgtaatgtTAACCCCATAATCAGTTGGCTTAAAGTTTATGGTGTACTGTCTTTAAATGTCGTAGGGACGAAAATGGTATCTTGGATCGAGGGAGGGATTAATGATGGTGTACGAAAATATGTACCATTTTAGTAACGAATTTAGACATAGATTAAACTCTGAAATGCAGAGATTGAAATTTCATTCTTTGAGAGTGTCCCATTATGGCGCCTTTCTTTGCGGATTAAATTATCATGCATTCTCAGAATGCAAACCAACTAAAATGCAGCTCCAAATAGAGCTTTACGTGACGTCACTCTTCGGTTATAAGAGTGAAATACCACTCCTCTATTAAGAGTGATCATGTCCTACATAGTCACAAATTGAAATGTCACTCTCTGGAAATAAGAATCTAAGGTAAGTCATTACGTCACATGACGCCACGATGTTTTTTAGGACACGTGGCTTGTCAGGATGTTGTAGAATGCGCTTTAAATATGTTGTGTTGAATCCAGTCTGATTCAGGCAATGGCGTATATAGGCTACTATTTAGTATGTACCTGACGTCACAATATCGATCGTGCATTGTATTCAATGCgatatgtagatatatacaACGTGTCACATTTTCAAACACCACAGAATTTCATATGAAGTCTTTGGGGCTGCTTACTTTGTGTTGTTGGGCCCATCCTCCTCCCTCCTGTTTTTGGCAGTCGTCCAACATCCGTTTGCAAAGAAAAACGATTGGCATTGTCTTCACTGCTACAGGAATTTCTAAAGTATTAATACGTTCATAATCTCAACCCCGAAACCACATGTGCGTGTGAAATGGAGTACGGATCTTGTGGAGAACCTACCCAACCCCATCGGCCATTTTTAACCTCAACCCAAAATTTAGAAAGGGAAACTTCCTTTACAAATCTGATGTTAAGACACAAATCAGCTATACGACAAACATGTCTCCACGTAAAGTAAAATAATACCGTAAATACATATAAACTGAAAAggaataaatatgatatctggATTGAATTACCTTTACAGATCCCCAGACGAACGCATTTTGTTTGCCTCTCGTACTCATCCCGGTAAACGGTGTAAGTAAAATCCAAATCAAACTTAGGTTCTGGGTCATCCGTCATATTAAACTTGATACAAAAGTATTTGAAGTCAGCACAGACGCCCTCCGTAGCTTCAAATATATAACGCACTTTGTTGAAAACCCATCTTTTGTCCGGAGGTTCGTAATCTGATTTGGCTTTTAAAAATTCTTGAGCTCTATGTTTTGCCGATAGCACGTTAGCATTATACGAAAGTTTTGCTCCAGAACCATCGCTGTTACTACTGACCCAAGCGCCTATCCTCCACATATTTCTTCCTCGTATTTTCCTTGACGTCCGTGCTTTGAATATTTCTACCTCTGCCGCGAATTTAAACTTGTTTATTTGGCCCTCGGTAACACTTGTACCCGGCGTGAATTGGTTGAACAAGTCATAAAATTCCATTGCTGggtgaaagaaaaacaaaaacagttcaAAGTAAGTAAGTATTTATACACAGACATATTTAAGGAGTgaagggaggaggagggggaatgAGGAGAACGAGGAGGGGAGGCaggaagaagaaggagaaggaggaagGGAAGAAGGAGGATGAGAAGGAAGAGAAGAGAAGGATGGGAGACGGAGGTGAAGCAAGAGGAGGCCATAAAAAAGGAGATtgagaaggagaaaaaaaggaggTGAAGAACGAGGAGGGAGTGACGTAGGAGGAGGTGACGGTGGAAAAGCAGGAGAAGGGAAGGAGGTGAcgtaggaggaggaggaggaggtgatGGAAAGAAAAAGGAGTCTGTGAcggagaaggggtggggggatgggaggTGAAGAAACTATTACTTACTGTAAGGACACAGTGGACAGCACTCTCCGGGTATTTTGACAGGATCAGAACATTTTGGTTGTCCACAACTGATAATGTCACAATCTGTGGTACCGTTGCGACAAGTACACAATGTACAATCGTCGATAGTCCattgtttgttatgttttttcAAGGTACCTCTAAACACACACGGTCCCTTGTCTTTAAGTCGACCGACCGCTGATGTAGACTCTGTAAAACAACAGGATAAGACACAAAATTTGCAAATGTTGGAATAAGAGAAGATTGAAAAAAGATTGAACCCATGACGACTTCGATGCAAGGTAGCAAAATAGCTTAAAGCAGCAGCTTCGATGCTCAACATTTCCTCGCTAAGGTATAAGGTATAAGCAACATGAAACGAGTTAATTATTCCCTTCGAAATTATTTCTTGAGAAGGAAACAAAACAGtgacggagcgtccatacagtcagggggcggatgcccccccccccccctgacggactcaaatggattgctggcgcccttttcagcattttaccactttttacttattcgcgtttattgacttttttattgcgctctcatgacatttgtcacattttgttggcgatgacacctatttattcttggtttatctgcaaattagcaaggcccggaaagggtcatttccggcgatctagggagtaactttactcaaattttttttttactctccgcggcaacctgtggtggcgctccgcttagatagtgtcgaaagcgcccctacagaccattctcgccccccccccccccgaccaataaccctagctccgccactgcaaaaAAACTACTAATTTACAGCATTATATGGTTTTAATATTGAAAAGCATCGAAAATGTACCCAAAAAGAATTGCTTAAGACATTCATGATAAAACGTGGGCTGTTTTTTAACCAGCCCCGACCCCACCAACGGCGTACGcgtattaataataaatatggaCATTTATAATGCGCCGGTATCCGTCAGTAAAAGACGCTCATGGCAcagtgacacaaacagtgcgacagcaaaacaaaaaaaaagtaacattgTACAAGACAATAATCAAGCAAATATGGGCAACATTGAACAactaattaaacagttttcatcagaTGCGTCTTGAAAGGGCTGAAAAAAAGCACtgtgttttacatgttctggaaggtTGTTCCACAGAGACGGGGCAGCAGCAGCAAAAGCTCTTTTGCCGCATGATCGAATTGAGCGATTTTCACACAGGAGTAATTTATTGTGTGATCTCATGAAACTGCGATTTGCGTGATATGGTTGCAGGAGTTCTGACAAGTAGAATGGCGAAGTTCTAACGAAATAGCGATATgtgaaaatcaatattttaaatataattcgGTCTTTGATCGGGAGCCAGTGTAATTCTCTCAGAATATGTGTAACATATTCCCTTGGCTTGGAACGGGTGATAATTCGTGCAGCAATGTTCTGTAGTCGTGCAAGACGGTCGATTTGTATTTCTGGTAGACCGTAAAAACGAGAGAATTTCCCACGCCAAGGCGTGGTGTGACGTATGCATGCACTAGTTGTATTCTCTGAGCGGATAACATGCGAGAGACGAGCAAGTGGGTGGAGGGTATGGTAAGCTGGTCACGTGAGTGTTAGGTGGCTTTCCCAGTTATCTCAGTTGACTACAATGGGCATGTTTGCCACGCAGAATATATCCCGCAAGATTTATAATTATTGTAATGTGCCTTCGCGCTACTATATTGGGATTATGCTAGCCCAATCCATCATCTACAAGACTGGCTGGTGAATGCTATGCTGAAAATTAATTCTTCATAAGAATCTCAAACTCACAGGTTCGCTACGCAGGAAAAAAACCAGGCTCAGATTTTCACAGAATTGTGGCggcgaacagttaattctgccCACGTAAATAAAAAAGATCTCCTTACTTGAGTAGCATACTTCTTCAAACCTATacgaatagtgccctgaagtaacgaggcaggggtgtgtagtcctgctcccgggaccgcaatttaacgtcccctccgaacgacgtgagtaccgctttccacgtgtagccactttcctaccacgagaaaggagcggggtgaaaattggtgtcagtgtcgacaccgaggtttgaaccagggacctcaggtactgcagacgtCTTTTcgaatgatatgatatgatacacctcgtattacgcttccacccgaaggtgcttcagcagactaaggaaatccttagtcggaaattattgaggttccaagtttttgtgcgtggaaggacaccggcgaaactcgccttctcttttcgaatagtgccctgaagtaacgaggcaggggtgtgtagtcctgctcccgggaccgcaatttaacgtcccctccgaaggacgtgagtaccgctttccacgtgtagccactttcctaccacgagaaaggagcggggtgaaaattggtgtcagtgtcgacaccgaggtttgaaccagggacctcaggtactgcagacgtgtactctcccgttctgccacctcaccgctcgTCTTTTCGAATagatacatagacttgtcatgtcatttaatggacctgaTAAGgaatacccaaatctgaggacactgattggtcaattttctTGTGTtcagtgttgaggcacagaagctatgccttatgtgtgctagtttatatagttcttttttgcattttaaaggcttttaggttctccctcaagatgaaaaaagaattaattgttgtctcctctcaaaTTTATCAGGGATTTtatgaaggaattctctatgtatctatctactgctttttttttaggaaaagagatgtatactataacatataagaatagcagtttgtctctcttctttattcaactcatatccacaggtaatttatattgccaacattaagatatgagtagAACATAAGCTGgcaaaaggtttgtcatatcagtattgcaaaaatatgggacaaaatcatgcaaaaattgctgtaaatgtaccatcatgtttcatagtgtgacccatatatgctctactgtggtaaaatcatggtacaattatggtaaatttaccatagtataattgcaccgtATAGTTTTGCCCTAattttactgtggttaatcatggcacaattgtaggaatttcacctatgtagtttatgtgccatataaatttaccctacttttactccagtaatatcatggtaaaactatggtaaatttaccgtagtaaatgtaccacacttttaccctacttttaccgcggtataataccatggtaaaactgcggttaatttaccgtagtaaatgtaccacacttttaccctacatttaccgcggtaataccatggtaaaactgtggtaaatttaccgtagtaaatgtaccgcacttttaccgcggtagtaccatggtaaaactgcggtaaatttaccgtagtaaatgtaccacacttttaccctacttttaccgcagtaataccatggtaaaactgtggtaaatttaccgcagtaaatgtaccgcacttttaccctacttataccgcggtaataccatggtaaaactgcggtaaatgtaccgcggttgattttaccacaattttaccacacatttaccccatttaccacacatttaccatagtttaccgcggtaaaattagggtacattttttgctggggGCATTATAAACTTTGGCCCtgtatggcatatatatattacgtgtTTTAGATGATGATAaaccagggccaggaaatcgACCTTGCAGGTTTTAATAGACAGGagggtgttacatttgcaatgaTAGACTATAAGCTTACATGTATTCGTTAGATTAATTTTCCATGAGGTCTTCGGTGCAAAGCACCGTATGTGCGATAGATGTCGCTTAGGATACAATAACGTTAACATGTTGTTctatttgaccaatcagtgtccaggactttgtgtattctctgtcacgtccgaaaTAGGTGTGATTCGTGATTGGCAGCTCTGTTGTGATGGTTTTATATTGCAGGCGCATGCTAGCTAGAGTACTGTTTATAAAACATAACACAATATATGGTCTCCGTTAAAGGACTCCCAAAGGCCGAACTGGCTTCCTCGTgaccgaaataacttcaaaagggttgcagtaacaaagacccctccattgaatatgaACATCTAACGTTGACCTTCACCACGTACTACAAATACTGACATGTGTTTGTAGacaaatacagttgttctaATTATATAAGTGAaggcaggggcggcgatttgtttcaaatattggggggggggggggcatttgcttGGGAGCAGGCAAATTACTaacaaagcggagcgccaccatcggttggcgtacagcgtacaagaaaatttctggttttgatagctcCCCAGATCACCGGTAaaggcacttctcgggcttgacaatgaccaaccagatgtacacttttgcctgagaaccaagtttttctcaatagtttttttcattcataaaatTTTCAAGGtcgtcaccagtcacacatcatgttcgacctcatcgcatctcctgtggatcattgcttttgtagatatatattgtatattgtatatatatatatatatatatatatatatatatatatatatatatgtatatatatatatatatatatatatatatgtatatatatatatatatgtgtatatatatatatgtatatatatatatatatatatatatatatatatatatatttttttttttttttatttattttttttttcggatgcggtccgtctagctattcatttcgaaaaaaaagtaaaaactactttcggtcatataaagtaacaaattgtgacacgattagacaggcgccttgcgagggatatgccaagggaggggcgaagcttgttggcaaactatctaagcgtagcgccaagttggcgcgaagcgcaaaagaaaattttggccgaaaatgcctcccagatcgctggaaatggcacttcccaggccttgtaagttgcatctaagcattttctattttgaaattactagcgatatcataacaaaatatgctaaaaaaaactatgtcaccaaatattggggggatattagatattatatcccccacctaaaatattggggggggggggacatgtccccctgcaccgccccccccccccccccatgatcgccgcccatgagtGGAGGGACGAAGGTCGTTGAGAGACGTCATTCTAAACTATTCTGCCTTAGCGACACCACTTTTGATTCTCCCGTTGTATGAAATTCATGCATTTAAATGGTAGAAACGTATGCTAAACCAATTCGTAGCAAGATCTTTGCTATTAAGTAATATTAAGGTAGTTtaatgttttgtcattttccTATTACCCATACTCCATACCGGAAGCAGTaaggataatgttaagaatgAGAGGTCAAAGGGGTCAAACATATACGAATGCCGCAAGGAATACCTCTAAATCTGTGCATATCATCAAGTATCGTTTAAAGGTGACACAGACTATAGACTGTCTGTTGCTATATCTATAGTTGTGGGGAAACATGCGAGTTTTTTTTATGCATTTGTGATTGCTCTTCAGTCTGTTCTCAGTACCAATTGCATGGTCCACATGGTCCCTATATATACCCCAATATCGTATACATGTTTTCCTGCAATTTTCCTACCCTTGCAGGGAACTGTAACGGCGGGGCTATTATGGATACAAACGAAGCCGATTCTCCTAAAAAATTCTTGATGGTTTACGTTCAGGCAGGTACTTTGTCTAACTTGACTGTCCGCAGACTATGGGGCGCGGCCCAAACATGGGTCGCTAACAATATTTGTTGGGTCGCTGGATAATTCAAGACTTTGGGTAATTtatctacaatatatattaGCACTTTATCTTCCAACAGTGACGGGGAATGGTCGGGGAGTGTGGATTGGGAAAACAGGCATCGCGTCAAATGACGATCAGATGAATCATCTTTGTAAAACGAGAATTACacatagttgttgttttttctcaaGAACTTTCCTATACgcagtttttaaatatttttttaaaatctcCTCACCCCATCCGTTGCATATTCCATAGGTATCAAGAAAAGCttataaagaaagaagaaaattggTAAAAAGAACTAACCTGAAAAGGAGTATTCTGAAAACGACAGGCTGACACCAACTGACTCGTCGTCAATGAGCACAGGACGGTTTGATTCCTGTGATGATACTGTTCCACTAAGACAAAGTAATATTACACATGTTGCAACGGTAACAACCAATAAGCGATGTAAGTTAACCGTACGGTCCCCCATTGCCGcgatattttaataaatacgaTTATACTGTCCAGAAATCTCTCTTTACCCCTCCttcaatttgaatatatattgtC encodes:
- the LOC139965042 gene encoding uncharacterized protein isoform X1, coding for MGDRTVNLHRLLVVTVATCVILLCLSGTVSSQESNRPVLIDDESVGVSLSFSEYSFSESTSAVGRLKDKGPCVFRGTLKKHNKQWTIDDCTLCTCRNGTTDCDIISCGQPKCSDPVKIPGECCPLCPYTMEFYDLFNQFTPGTSVTEGQINKFKFAAEVEIFKARTSRKIRGRNMWRIGAWVSSNSDGSGAKLSYNANVLSAKHRAQEFLKAKSDYEPPDKRWVFNKVRYIFEATEGVCADFKYFCIKFNMTDDPEPKFDLDFTYTVYRDEYERQTKCVRLGICKGVFAETFDWELTGENPIPGQETPVSIDIDVTFRDDTRDLEGDDLWSVSLFGSSDPLGDGPRFGEVGQILNDVEGSTDITNGDPLDLDGIETEFEFGTIGCIDDVNYICMEFTKGDAPDPEFTLIVEGGRGDVSRDSLVVCKPQACQSRVVFTDLEATLISPDIIVENTDNTDTTVKLKATTDKLLTTTVAGEDLWQVKTFFSTNTNGRGIRVNEQPQILTAVQDDQTLNTGENLAFNEMDFQVDLSGLICDEVPFMCFELAKNPAASIDYTFETQPVQDPFVECVSMEDVCKGVVFTELEWSREIPEDHVPGIDSPIFIETSVDVEPYSREVTGVDLWQVSVFASRDMLGNERRDPIYSDVLTPIDAATTLPQGGPLTFPTLETPPFDVDKMGCGEFRYLCVEFQKGDNPIPDFTYETISGEDTIVKCHPEDCAGM
- the LOC139965042 gene encoding uncharacterized protein isoform X2, whose protein sequence is MGDRTVNPHRLLVVTVATCVILLFLSGTVSSQGSNFFGYSYGEDISLSSLFADSVSISTSDFSNREPCVFRGELKLHNDKWHIGTCTMCICNNGTMDCDIISCVTAKCSNPVKIDGECCPLCHYRVFAETFDWELTGENPIPGQETPVSIDIDVTFRDDTRDLEGDDLWSVSLFGSSDPLGDGPRFGEVGQILNDVEGSTDITNGDPLDLDGIETEFEFGTIGCIDDVNYICMEFTKGDAPDPEFTLIVEGGRGDVSRDSLVVCKPQACQSRVVFTDLEATLISPDIIVENTDNTDTTVKLKATTDKLLTTTVAGEDLWQVKTFFSTNTNGRGIRVNEQPQILTAVQDDQTLNTGENLAFNEMDFQVDLSGLICDEVPFMCFELAKNPAASIDYTFETQPVQDPFVECVSMEDVCKGVVFTELEWSREIPEDHVPGIDSPIFIETSVDVEPYSREVTGVDLWQVSVFASRDMLGNERRDPIYSDVLTPIDAATTLPQGGPLTFPTLETPPFDVDKMGCGEFRYLCVEFQKGDNPIPDFTYETISGEDTIVKCHPEDCAGM